The following coding sequences lie in one Kribbella sp. NBC_00709 genomic window:
- a CDS encoding class I SAM-dependent methyltransferase codes for MADHFFSADPQSADVRRTVEARIWGKPYVFTTATGVFSRDRLDIGTAVLLRETEPPKQAGTFLDLGCGYGPIACALALEDPKATVWAVDVNNRALELTGLNAAAAGVADRVHAALPDDVPADVVFDEIWSNPAIHIGKPELHKMLLHWLARLAPDGVAWFVVGKNLGGDSLQRWMTEQGYPCERVGSAKGFRVLRATR; via the coding sequence GTGGCTGATCACTTTTTCTCGGCGGATCCGCAGTCGGCGGACGTGCGGCGTACCGTCGAGGCGCGGATCTGGGGGAAGCCGTATGTCTTCACGACGGCGACCGGTGTGTTCTCCCGGGACCGTCTGGACATCGGTACGGCGGTGCTGCTACGCGAGACCGAGCCGCCGAAGCAGGCCGGCACGTTCCTCGACCTGGGGTGTGGCTACGGGCCGATCGCCTGTGCGCTGGCGCTGGAGGACCCGAAGGCGACGGTGTGGGCGGTCGACGTGAACAACCGGGCGCTCGAGCTCACCGGGTTGAACGCGGCGGCCGCCGGGGTGGCGGACCGGGTGCATGCCGCGCTGCCGGACGACGTACCGGCTGACGTGGTGTTCGACGAGATCTGGTCCAACCCGGCGATCCACATCGGCAAGCCCGAGCTGCACAAGATGCTGCTGCACTGGCTGGCTCGCCTTGCTCCTGACGGCGTGGCGTGGTTCGTCGTCGGCAAGAACCTTGGCGGCGACTCCTTGCAGCGCTGGATGACCGAACAGGGCTACCCCTGCGAGCGGGTGGGCAGCGCGAAGGGCTTCCGCGTCCTTCGCGCCACCCGCTGA
- the rplQ gene encoding 50S ribosomal protein L17, sunset domain variant: protein MPTPTKGARLGGSPAHEKLILSNLATSLFEHGAITTTAAKAKRLQPLAEQMITKAKRGDLNSRRQVMKRIKDKSIVHVLFTEIGERYADRPGGYTRITKLGPRKGDNAPMAKIELVEALADSPKAKKTAKKAPAKKAAAKAEEKVDEPKDEKVQDVVAGKFDNSAAPLEDGSAPEGFTIKGNENSMKYHTTESPWYDQTVAEVWFKTEADAEAAGFAKAGETEDDDK, encoded by the coding sequence ATGCCAACCCCCACCAAGGGTGCCCGGCTGGGCGGCAGCCCGGCGCACGAGAAGCTGATCCTCAGCAACCTCGCGACGTCGCTGTTCGAGCACGGCGCCATCACCACCACCGCGGCCAAGGCCAAGCGCCTGCAGCCGCTGGCGGAGCAGATGATCACCAAGGCGAAGCGTGGTGACCTGAACTCGCGCCGTCAGGTGATGAAGCGGATCAAGGACAAGAGCATCGTGCACGTGCTCTTCACCGAGATCGGCGAGCGGTACGCCGACCGTCCGGGTGGCTACACCCGGATCACCAAGCTCGGTCCGCGCAAGGGCGACAACGCCCCGATGGCGAAGATCGAGCTGGTCGAGGCGCTGGCCGACTCCCCGAAGGCCAAGAAGACCGCCAAGAAGGCTCCGGCCAAGAAGGCGGCCGCCAAGGCCGAGGAGAAGGTCGACGAGCCGAAGGACGAAAAGGTCCAGGACGTCGTCGCCGGTAAGTTCGACAACTCCGCCGCCCCGCTCGAGGACGGCTCCGCGCCCGAGGGCTTCACCATCAAGGGCAACGAGAACTCGATGAAGTACCACACCACCGAGTCGCCGTGGTACGACCAGACGGTCGCCGAGGTCTGGTTCAAGACCGAGGCCGACGCCGAGGCCGCGGGCTTCGCCAAGGCCGGCGAGACCGAGGACGACGACAAGTAA
- a CDS encoding DNA-directed RNA polymerase subunit alpha, giving the protein MLIAQRPTLTEEVVDEYRSRFVIEPLEPGFGYTLGNSIRRTLLSSIPGAAVTSIKIDGVLHEFSTVAGVKEDATQLILNLKDLVVSSEHDEPVTMYLRKQGPGDVTAADIAPPAGVEVHNPDLKIATLNEKGRLEMELVVERGRGYVSAVQNKSADAEIGRMPVDSIYSPVLKVTYKVEATRVEQRTDFDRLVVDVETKPSMLPRDAVASAGKTLVELFGLARELNVEAEGIDIGPSPVDEQMAADLALPVEDLQLTVRSYNCLKREGIHTVGELISRSEQDLLDIRNFGSKSIDEVKLKLAEMGLSLKDSPPGFDLRAASGAYGNEADDEDESFAETEQY; this is encoded by the coding sequence GTGCTTATCGCACAGCGCCCCACCCTGACCGAAGAGGTCGTCGACGAGTACCGCTCGCGGTTCGTGATCGAGCCGCTGGAGCCGGGCTTCGGTTACACCCTCGGTAACTCGATCCGCCGGACCCTGCTGTCCTCCATCCCCGGTGCCGCCGTCACCAGCATCAAGATCGACGGTGTCCTGCACGAGTTCTCGACCGTTGCCGGGGTCAAGGAAGACGCCACCCAGCTGATCCTGAACCTGAAGGACCTGGTCGTCTCGTCCGAGCACGACGAGCCGGTCACCATGTACCTGCGCAAGCAGGGCCCCGGTGACGTCACCGCCGCCGACATCGCGCCGCCGGCCGGTGTCGAGGTGCACAACCCGGACCTGAAGATCGCCACCCTGAACGAGAAGGGCCGGCTCGAGATGGAGCTGGTCGTCGAGCGCGGCCGCGGTTACGTGTCCGCGGTACAGAACAAGTCCGCCGACGCCGAGATCGGCCGGATGCCGGTCGACTCGATCTACTCGCCGGTGCTCAAGGTCACCTACAAGGTCGAGGCGACCCGTGTCGAGCAGCGCACCGACTTCGACCGGCTGGTCGTCGACGTCGAGACCAAGCCGTCGATGCTGCCCCGCGACGCCGTCGCGTCGGCCGGTAAGACCCTGGTCGAGCTGTTCGGCCTGGCCCGCGAGCTGAACGTCGAGGCCGAGGGCATCGACATCGGCCCGTCGCCGGTGGACGAGCAGATGGCCGCCGACCTGGCGCTGCCGGTCGAGGACCTGCAGCTGACCGTCCGGTCGTACAACTGCCTGAAGCGCGAGGGCATCCACACCGTGGGTGAGCTGATCTCGCGCAGCGAGCAGGACCTGCTGGACATCCGGAACTTCGGCTCCAAGTCGATCGACGAGGTCAAGCTGAAGCTGGCCGAGATGGGCCTGTCGCTGAAGGACTCCCCGCCCGGGTTCGACCTGCGCGCGGCGTCCGGTGCCTACGGCAACGAGGCGGACGACGAGGACGAGAGCTTCGCCGAGACCGAGCAGTACTGA
- the truA gene encoding tRNA pseudouridine(38-40) synthase TruA: MRWRIDLRYDGAGFHGWARQEGLRTVQGALEEAVRVVLRLPEPVTVTCAGRTDTGVHARGQVTHVDLEGAVDPLRLLRGLNGVLPEDVAVTAVTVAPEGFDARFSALARRYVYRLCDDPVGWDPLTRGHVLRVGRPLDVDRMNAAAAGLLGEHDFAAYCKKREGASTVRALLEYSWQRTAVGRLEGTVIADAFCHSMVRALVGAMISVGDGRRDVDWPAAVLAGKVRDSAVSVLPAHGLTLEEVRYPADDELAARALQARQVRGEVHQRG; the protein is encoded by the coding sequence GTGCGTTGGCGGATAGACCTCAGGTACGACGGAGCGGGATTCCACGGCTGGGCTCGTCAAGAGGGACTCCGTACTGTGCAAGGTGCTCTGGAAGAGGCGGTCCGCGTCGTACTGCGACTGCCGGAGCCGGTGACCGTGACGTGTGCGGGCCGGACGGACACTGGAGTGCACGCTCGCGGCCAGGTCACCCATGTGGACCTGGAAGGCGCTGTGGACCCGCTGAGGCTCCTGAGAGGGCTGAACGGCGTCCTGCCCGAGGATGTAGCCGTCACGGCCGTCACGGTGGCTCCAGAGGGCTTTGACGCCAGGTTCTCCGCTCTGGCCCGCCGGTACGTGTACCGCCTGTGCGACGACCCGGTCGGCTGGGACCCGCTGACCCGGGGACATGTACTTCGAGTAGGGCGGCCGCTGGATGTGGATCGCATGAACGCCGCCGCGGCCGGTCTGCTCGGCGAGCACGACTTCGCGGCGTACTGCAAGAAGCGGGAAGGCGCGAGCACAGTGCGGGCCCTGCTGGAGTACTCGTGGCAGCGGACAGCTGTCGGCCGGTTGGAGGGCACTGTGATCGCGGATGCGTTCTGCCACTCAATGGTCCGGGCTCTGGTCGGCGCGATGATCTCAGTGGGAGACGGACGCCGTGATGTCGACTGGCCGGCCGCAGTACTGGCCGGGAAGGTGCGCGACTCGGCTGTGTCGGTGCTGCCGGCGCATGGGTTGACGCTGGAGGAAGTGCGCTATCCAGCGGACGACGAGCTGGCCGCGCGGGCGTTGCAGGCCCGTCAGGTCAGGGGAGAGGTGCACCAGCGTGGCTGA
- a CDS encoding SigE family RNA polymerase sigma factor — MAAAEARTGPLDFEVWVTEKADALLRFAYVLTGDANLAEDAVQDALTTACARWGRVSRADDPEAYVKRMVVNAHISWWRRFRRREAPAPDPVRTARAVSDGTAARAESEAIWALCATLPDKQRAAVVLRFYEELSYAEIAQLLHCAEATARSHVHRALAALKTTLSTESTESTEGAEDA; from the coding sequence TTGGCGGCAGCAGAGGCACGGACAGGGCCGCTCGACTTCGAGGTGTGGGTCACCGAGAAGGCCGACGCCCTGTTGCGGTTCGCCTATGTCCTGACCGGGGACGCCAACCTGGCCGAGGACGCCGTACAGGATGCCTTGACCACGGCGTGTGCGCGGTGGGGCCGGGTGAGCCGGGCCGATGACCCTGAGGCGTACGTGAAGCGGATGGTGGTGAACGCGCACATCTCCTGGTGGCGCAGGTTTCGCCGGCGGGAGGCGCCCGCGCCGGATCCGGTGCGGACCGCGCGAGCGGTGTCGGACGGTACGGCGGCCCGGGCCGAGTCGGAGGCCATCTGGGCGCTGTGCGCGACGCTGCCGGACAAACAGCGAGCAGCCGTCGTACTGCGGTTCTACGAGGAGCTGTCGTACGCCGAGATCGCGCAGCTGCTGCACTGCGCGGAGGCGACCGCCCGGTCGCATGTCCATCGAGCACTGGCCGCACTGAAAACCACGCTGAGCACTGAAAGCACTGAGAGCACGGAAGGAGCCGAGGATGCCTGA
- a CDS encoding ABC-F family ATP-binding cassette domain-containing protein, giving the protein MGHVDVGGVGFELPDGRVLLDDITFRVGDGAKVALVGANGSGKTTLTRIIAGDLKAHSGSISRSGGLGVMRQFVGSVRDSSTVRDLLLAVAPEAIQQAAAKLDKAELAMMESDHEKTQLKYAQAVSDWGEVGGYDAEVLWDVCTTSALGVPFERCRWREVKTLSGGEQKRLVLEALLRGPDEVLILDEPDNYLDVPGKRWLEEQLRTSDKTVLYISHDRELLANTATRIVTVELGAAGNTAWTHGGGFATYHEARRHRFERFEELRKRWDEEHAKLRAQMLMYKQKAAYNSDMASRYRAAQTRLRKFEEAGPPQALPREQKVSMRLTGGRTGKRAVVCTGLELTGLMKPFDLEVWYGERVAVLGSNGSGKSHFLRLLANGGSDPDVEHQPVGEVKIASVAHTGNAKLGARVRPGWFAQTHEHPELVGRTLLEILHRGDDHREGMGRELASRKLDRYELAHAAEQTFDSLSGGQQARFQILLLELSGATLLLLDEPTDNLDVESAEALEEGLDAFDGTVLAVTHDRWFARGFDRFLVFGADGSVYEPDEPVWDEGRVERAR; this is encoded by the coding sequence ATGGGTCACGTGGATGTCGGCGGTGTCGGGTTCGAGTTGCCGGACGGGCGGGTGTTGCTGGACGACATCACGTTCCGCGTCGGTGACGGCGCGAAGGTCGCGCTGGTGGGTGCGAACGGCTCCGGCAAGACGACGCTGACCAGGATCATCGCGGGCGACCTGAAGGCACACAGCGGCAGCATCTCCCGGTCCGGTGGGCTGGGCGTGATGCGGCAGTTCGTCGGCTCGGTGCGGGACTCGTCGACGGTCCGCGACCTGCTGCTGGCCGTCGCGCCGGAGGCGATCCAGCAGGCCGCGGCGAAGCTGGACAAGGCCGAGCTGGCGATGATGGAGTCCGACCACGAGAAGACCCAGCTCAAGTACGCGCAGGCGGTGTCGGACTGGGGCGAGGTCGGCGGGTACGACGCCGAGGTGCTGTGGGACGTGTGTACGACGTCGGCGCTCGGCGTACCGTTCGAGCGCTGCCGCTGGCGTGAGGTGAAGACGCTGTCCGGCGGTGAGCAGAAGCGTCTGGTGCTGGAGGCGTTGCTGCGCGGGCCGGACGAGGTGCTGATCCTGGACGAGCCGGACAACTACCTCGACGTACCAGGGAAGCGCTGGCTGGAGGAGCAGCTGCGGACCAGCGACAAGACCGTGCTGTACATCAGCCACGACCGGGAGTTGCTGGCCAACACCGCTACCCGGATCGTCACGGTCGAGCTGGGCGCCGCGGGTAATACGGCGTGGACGCACGGCGGCGGCTTCGCGACGTACCACGAGGCCAGGCGGCACCGGTTCGAGCGGTTCGAGGAGCTGCGGAAGCGGTGGGACGAGGAGCACGCGAAGCTCCGGGCGCAGATGCTGATGTACAAGCAGAAGGCGGCGTACAACTCCGACATGGCGTCGCGCTACCGCGCCGCCCAGACCCGGCTGCGCAAGTTCGAGGAGGCCGGACCGCCGCAGGCGTTGCCGCGCGAGCAGAAAGTCAGCATGCGCCTCACCGGCGGCCGCACCGGCAAGCGGGCCGTGGTGTGCACAGGACTCGAGCTGACCGGCCTGATGAAGCCGTTCGACCTGGAGGTCTGGTACGGCGAACGTGTCGCCGTACTGGGATCCAACGGGTCCGGGAAGTCGCACTTCCTCCGGCTGCTCGCCAACGGTGGTTCGGATCCGGATGTGGAACACCAGCCGGTCGGCGAGGTGAAGATCGCCTCGGTGGCGCACACCGGCAACGCCAAGCTCGGTGCGCGCGTGCGGCCCGGTTGGTTCGCGCAGACGCATGAGCACCCGGAGCTGGTCGGCCGGACCCTGCTGGAGATCCTGCACCGTGGCGACGACCACCGTGAGGGCATGGGTCGTGAGCTGGCGTCGCGGAAGCTGGACCGGTACGAGCTGGCGCATGCTGCCGAGCAGACGTTCGACAGCCTGTCCGGTGGGCAGCAGGCCCGGTTCCAGATCCTGCTGCTGGAGCTGTCCGGTGCAACGCTGCTCCTGCTCGACGAGCCGACCGACAACCTGGACGTCGAGTCCGCGGAGGCGCTGGAGGAGGGGCTGGACGCCTTTGACGGCACGGTCCTGGCAGTCACCCACGACCGCTGGTTCGCCCGCGGCTTCGACCGCTTCCTGGTCTTCGGCGCCGACGGCTCCGTCTACGAACCCGACGAACCGGTCTGGGACGAGGGCCGGGTCGAGCGCGCACGCTGA
- the infA gene encoding translation initiation factor IF-1, giving the protein MPKKEGVIELEGTIVEALPNAMFRVELSNGHKVLAHISGKMRQHYIRILPEDRVVVELSPYDLTRGRIVYRYK; this is encoded by the coding sequence ATGCCCAAAAAAGAGGGAGTAATCGAACTCGAGGGCACCATCGTCGAGGCCCTGCCGAACGCGATGTTCCGTGTTGAGCTGTCCAACGGGCACAAAGTGCTCGCGCACATCAGCGGCAAGATGAGGCAGCACTACATCCGGATCCTCCCCGAGGACCGGGTCGTCGTGGAGCTGTCGCCGTACGACCTCACCAGGGGTCGGATCGTCTATCGGTACAAGTAA
- a CDS encoding adenylate kinase, whose protein sequence is MRMLLMGPPGAGKGTQAKVLADRLNIPAVSTGDIFRANVKDETPLGVEAKRYMDAGDYVPDEVTNSMVRDRLSEADAGEGFLLDGYPRTLAQVGTLDEILADHGHKLDAVVALVADIDVLVERMTKRAHIEGRTDDSEEVVRHRQDVYSAETKPLLQVYAERGLLVEVDGVGEIDEVSERVLAALKTVTE, encoded by the coding sequence ATGAGAATGTTGCTGATGGGTCCGCCCGGGGCGGGCAAGGGCACGCAGGCAAAGGTGCTTGCGGATCGCCTGAATATCCCGGCCGTGTCCACCGGTGACATCTTCCGTGCGAACGTCAAGGACGAGACGCCGCTGGGTGTCGAGGCCAAGCGGTACATGGATGCCGGCGACTACGTCCCGGACGAGGTCACGAACTCGATGGTTCGCGACCGGCTGTCCGAGGCCGACGCGGGCGAAGGCTTCCTGCTCGACGGGTATCCGCGGACGCTGGCCCAGGTCGGCACGCTGGACGAGATCCTGGCCGACCACGGCCACAAACTGGATGCCGTGGTCGCGCTGGTCGCCGATATCGACGTGCTCGTCGAGCGGATGACCAAGCGGGCCCACATCGAGGGCCGCACGGACGACTCCGAAGAGGTCGTGCGGCACCGGCAGGACGTCTACAGCGCCGAGACCAAGCCGCTGCTGCAGGTGTACGCCGAGCGCGGTCTGCTCGTCGAGGTGGACGGTGTCGGCGAGATCGACGAGGTCAGCGAGCGCGTCCTCGCCGCGCTGAAGACCGTCACGGAGTAG
- a CDS encoding DUF1707 SHOCT-like domain-containing protein: MPQYQPYQRFTEADRDKIAGRLRDAFADGRLDQPEFSSRLDQLYTVQTYGELEPLVRDLPPVRTYQTPEVVQDTKPAPEPGNFPERKKDTRPHRHGIGALGGGFTGVVMINVVIWFVIGLGNGGHWPSFWPVWLLIPWAIIALGGLGRRR; the protein is encoded by the coding sequence ATGCCTCAGTACCAGCCGTACCAGCGTTTCACCGAAGCCGACCGGGACAAGATCGCCGGACGGCTGCGGGACGCGTTCGCGGACGGCCGGCTCGATCAACCCGAGTTCTCCTCCCGCCTCGACCAGCTCTACACCGTGCAGACGTACGGCGAGCTGGAGCCGCTGGTGCGGGACCTGCCGCCGGTGCGCACGTACCAGACGCCCGAGGTCGTGCAGGACACCAAGCCCGCCCCCGAGCCGGGCAACTTCCCGGAGCGGAAGAAGGACACCCGTCCGCACCGCCACGGGATCGGTGCGCTGGGCGGCGGCTTCACCGGCGTGGTGATGATCAACGTCGTGATCTGGTTCGTGATCGGACTCGGCAACGGCGGGCACTGGCCGTCGTTCTGGCCGGTCTGGCTGCTGATTCCCTGGGCGATCATCGCCCTCGGCGGCCTCGGCAGGCGCCGTTGA
- the rpmJ gene encoding 50S ribosomal protein L36: MKVNPSVKKICDKCKVIRRHGRVMVICENPRHKQRQG; this comes from the coding sequence ATGAAGGTCAATCCGAGCGTCAAGAAGATCTGCGACAAGTGCAAGGTGATCCGCCGGCACGGCCGGGTCATGGTGATCTGCGAGAACCCGCGGCACAAGCAGCGGCAGGGCTGA
- the map gene encoding type I methionyl aminopeptidase, translating into MFRDRGIEIKTREQILAMRTAGLVVGRTLELLRGEVRAGISTGELDAIAEDNIRSSGATPSFKGYHGFTGSICASVNDEIVHGIPGGRVLAEGDLISIDCGAIVDGWHGDAAITVPVGAVDDELLELARICEESMWRGFAAARLGGRLTDISAAVEAHVRANSSYGIVEDFVGHGIGSAMHQPPNVPNFGRPGRGPKLIEGMALAVEPMLTLGKQDNHTLEDDWTVVTDDGRSAAHTEHTFTLTPQGPWVLTAIDGGESELAELGVKFGALAN; encoded by the coding sequence ATGTTCAGAGACCGCGGGATCGAGATCAAGACCCGCGAGCAGATCCTCGCCATGCGGACGGCCGGCCTGGTGGTCGGCCGCACGCTGGAGCTGCTCCGCGGGGAGGTCCGGGCCGGTATCAGCACCGGCGAGCTGGACGCGATCGCGGAGGACAACATCCGGTCCTCCGGCGCGACCCCGTCGTTCAAGGGGTACCACGGCTTCACCGGCTCGATCTGCGCCTCGGTGAACGACGAGATCGTGCACGGCATCCCGGGTGGCCGGGTGCTGGCCGAGGGCGACCTCATCTCGATCGACTGCGGCGCGATCGTCGACGGCTGGCACGGCGACGCCGCGATCACCGTTCCGGTCGGTGCGGTCGACGACGAACTGCTCGAGCTGGCCCGGATCTGCGAGGAGTCGATGTGGCGCGGGTTCGCGGCTGCCCGGCTCGGCGGCCGGCTGACCGACATCTCGGCCGCGGTCGAGGCGCACGTCCGCGCGAACTCGTCGTACGGCATCGTCGAGGACTTCGTCGGGCACGGGATCGGCTCGGCCATGCACCAGCCGCCGAACGTGCCGAACTTCGGCCGCCCGGGCCGCGGCCCGAAGCTGATCGAGGGGATGGCGCTCGCCGTCGAGCCCATGCTCACACTCGGCAAGCAGGACAACCACACGCTCGAGGACGACTGGACGGTCGTCACCGACGACGGCCGGTCCGCCGCGCACACCGAGCACACGTTCACTCTCACTCCGCAAGGACCGTGGGTGCTGACCGCGATCGACGGCGGCGAGTCCGAGCTGGCCGAGCTCGGGGTCAAGTTCGGCGCCCTGGCCAATTGA
- the rpsD gene encoding 30S ribosomal protein S4 — protein sequence MARYTGPMTKKSRRLGVDLVGGDKAFERRPYPPGMHGRGRPKESEYLLQLREKQKARYSYGVLEKQFRRYYEEASRRSGKTGDNLLQILESRLDNVVYRSGLARTRRQARQLVVHGHFTVNGVKVNIPSYRVAAHDIIDVKQKSAETTPFIVARETHAERVVPAWLEVMPERLRILVHQLPTRQQIDTQVAEHLIVELYSKN from the coding sequence ATGGCCCGTTACACCGGACCTATGACCAAGAAGTCGCGCCGTCTCGGGGTCGACCTCGTCGGTGGCGACAAGGCGTTCGAGCGTCGTCCGTACCCGCCGGGTATGCACGGCCGCGGCCGCCCGAAGGAGAGCGAGTACCTGCTCCAGCTGCGCGAGAAGCAGAAGGCGCGTTACTCGTACGGCGTTCTCGAGAAGCAGTTCCGCCGGTACTACGAGGAGGCCTCGCGGCGCTCCGGCAAGACCGGTGACAACCTGCTGCAGATCCTCGAGTCCCGCCTGGACAACGTGGTCTACCGCTCCGGCCTGGCCCGGACCCGCCGGCAGGCCCGTCAGCTCGTCGTCCACGGTCACTTCACCGTGAACGGCGTCAAGGTGAACATCCCGTCGTACCGGGTGGCTGCGCACGACATCATCGATGTCAAGCAGAAGTCGGCCGAGACGACGCCGTTCATCGTCGCCCGCGAGACGCACGCCGAGCGTGTCGTCCCCGCGTGGCTCGAGGTGATGCCCGAGCGGCTGCGGATCCTCGTGCACCAGCTGCCGACCCGGCAGCAGATCGACACCCAGGTCGCCGAGCACCTGATCGTCGAGCTCTACTCGAAGAACTGA
- the rpsM gene encoding 30S ribosomal protein S13, producing the protein MARLVGVDLPRDKRIEVALTYIFGVGRTRALKTLEATGISGDKRVHELGDEELVKLRDFIEGNYKIEGDLRREVTADIRRKIEIGSYQGRRHRSGLPVRGQRTRTNARSRKGRRKAIAGKKKK; encoded by the coding sequence ATGGCACGCCTCGTAGGAGTCGACCTGCCGCGCGACAAGCGCATCGAGGTCGCTCTCACCTACATCTTCGGTGTAGGTCGTACTCGCGCCCTGAAGACGCTCGAAGCCACCGGGATCTCCGGTGACAAGCGCGTCCACGAACTGGGCGACGAAGAACTGGTCAAGCTCCGGGACTTCATCGAAGGCAACTACAAGATCGAGGGTGACCTCCGTCGCGAGGTGACCGCGGACATCCGCCGCAAGATCGAGATCGGGTCGTACCAGGGTCGCCGGCACCGCAGCGGGCTTCCGGTGCGCGGTCAGCGCACGCGGACCAACGCCCGTAGCCGCAAGGGTCGTCGTAAGGCGATCGCCGGCAAGAAGAAGAAGTGA
- the secY gene encoding preprotein translocase subunit SecY produces the protein MLGAFANAFKTPDLRRKILFVLFIVVIFRIGSVVPAPGVNVQSLHTCIKISQGGQNANLYNLINLFSGGALLQLAIFALGIMPYITASIILQLLTVVIPRLESLKKEGQAGQGKITQYTRFLTVGLAILQSTAFVALARTPGRLFQGCTEPLLYKDNWFTVAVMVLTMTAGTGVIMWLGELITDRGVGNGMSILIFTQIVATFPTQLWSIRKQKGVTTFVVVIAIGLVIMAAVIFIEQAQRRIPVQYAKRMVGRKMFGGTSTYIPLKVNQAGVIPVIFASSLLYLPVLISQFQQGKGWSNWIQGNLVKGDHPIYMVTYVALIIFFTYFYVSITFNPKEVADNMKKYGGFIPGIRAGRPTEEYLKYVLDRITLPGAVYLAAISMIPLVALVLLNASQNFPFGGTSILIMVGVGLDTVKQIESQLQQRNYEGFLR, from the coding sequence GTGTTAGGCGCCTTTGCCAACGCGTTCAAGACTCCGGACCTGCGCCGGAAGATCTTGTTCGTGCTCTTCATCGTCGTGATCTTCCGGATCGGCTCGGTCGTGCCGGCACCGGGCGTCAACGTTCAGTCTCTGCACACGTGTATCAAGATCTCCCAGGGTGGCCAGAACGCCAACCTGTACAACTTGATCAACCTGTTCTCCGGCGGAGCGCTGCTGCAGCTCGCGATCTTCGCGCTCGGCATCATGCCGTACATCACCGCCAGCATCATTCTGCAGCTGCTCACCGTGGTGATCCCGCGGCTCGAGTCGCTGAAGAAGGAGGGCCAGGCGGGACAGGGGAAGATCACCCAGTACACCCGGTTCCTGACCGTCGGTCTGGCGATCCTGCAGTCGACCGCGTTCGTGGCGCTCGCCCGGACGCCGGGCCGGCTGTTCCAGGGCTGCACCGAGCCGCTGCTGTACAAGGACAACTGGTTCACCGTGGCCGTCATGGTGCTGACCATGACCGCCGGCACCGGCGTGATCATGTGGCTCGGTGAGCTGATCACCGACCGTGGCGTCGGTAACGGTATGTCGATCCTGATCTTCACCCAGATCGTCGCCACCTTCCCGACCCAGCTGTGGAGCATCCGCAAGCAGAAGGGCGTCACCACGTTCGTCGTGGTGATCGCGATCGGTCTGGTCATCATGGCCGCGGTCATCTTCATCGAGCAGGCCCAGCGCCGGATCCCGGTGCAGTACGCCAAGCGCATGGTCGGACGGAAGATGTTCGGCGGTACGTCGACGTACATCCCGCTGAAGGTCAACCAGGCCGGTGTCATCCCGGTGATCTTCGCGTCCAGCCTGCTGTATCTCCCCGTCCTGATCAGTCAGTTCCAGCAAGGCAAGGGCTGGTCCAACTGGATCCAGGGCAACTTGGTCAAGGGCGACCACCCGATCTACATGGTGACGTACGTCGCCCTGATCATCTTCTTCACGTACTTCTACGTCTCGATCACCTTCAACCCGAAGGAAGTCGCGGACAACATGAAGAAGTACGGCGGCTTCATCCCCGGGATCCGGGCGGGGCGGCCGACCGAGGAGTACCTCAAGTACGTGCTGGACCGCATCACCCTGCCGGGCGCGGTCTACCTCGCGGCGATCTCGATGATCCCGCTGGTCGCTCTCGTCCTGCTGAACGCCAGCCAGAACTTCCCGTTCGGCGGTACGTCGATCCTGATCATGGTCGGCGTCGGTCTCGACACGGTGAAGCAGATCGAGAGTCAGCTGCAGCAGCGAAACTACGAAGGGTTCCTGCGCTGA
- the rpsK gene encoding 30S ribosomal protein S11, with protein MPPKSRSAAGAKKVRRKEKKNVAAGHAHIKSTFNNTIVTITDPTGAVISWASAGTVGFKGSRKSTPFAAQMAAEAAGRRAMEHGMRKIDVFVKGPGSGRETAIRSLGAVGLEVGTIQDVTPVAHNGCRPPKRRRV; from the coding sequence ATGCCTCCCAAGAGCCGCAGCGCGGCCGGCGCGAAGAAGGTGCGCCGCAAGGAGAAGAAGAACGTGGCCGCCGGCCACGCGCACATCAAGAGCACGTTCAACAACACGATCGTGACGATCACCGACCCGACCGGCGCGGTCATCTCGTGGGCTTCCGCGGGCACCGTCGGCTTCAAGGGTTCGCGCAAGTCCACCCCGTTCGCCGCCCAGATGGCCGCCGAGGCCGCCGGACGCCGGGCGATGGAGCACGGCATGCGCAAGATCGACGTGTTCGTGAAGGGTCCCGGCTCCGGCCGTGAGACCGCGATCCGTTCGCTGGGTGCGGTCGGCCTCGAGGTCGGCACCATCCAGGACGTCACCCCGGTCGCCCACAACGGATGCCGCCCGCCCAAGCGGCGCCGGGTCTGA